From the genome of Haloarcula taiwanensis:
CGTCACCGTCGACGCGCCGTGGGGCCGGCCGCTCGACCCGGCGACGGTCGAAGCGGCCTTCGACGAGCACAGCCCGGACGTGTTCGGGTTCGTCCACGCCGAGACCAGCACTGGCGTTCTCCAGCCGTCCGTGCCCGAACTCACTGATATCGCCCACGCGAACGACGCGCTTGTCATCGCCGATAGCGTGACCTCGCTGGGCGGCGTCGAACTCCGCGTCGACGACTGGGACATCGACGTGGCCTACGCAGGCCCGCAGAAGTGCCTCTCCTGTCCACCGGGCGCGAGCCCGCTCACGCTCAACGACGACGCGATGGACAAGGTCCTCGCCCGGGAGGAGGACCCCCGGTCGTGGTATCTCGACCTCTCCCTGCTGGAGGGGTACTGGGGCGAGGAGCGCGCCTACCACCACACGGCTCCAATCACGAACGTGTACGCGCTCCGTGAGGCGCTTCGGCTCGTCGCCGAGGAGGGCATCGAAAAACGCTGGGACCGCCACCTGCACGTCGCTGGCGCGCTGAAAGCCGGCGTCGAAGGTATGGGACTGGAGATGAACGCCCCCGACGACTTCTGGCTCCCGAGCCTCAACACCGTCCGCGTGCCCGACGGCGTCGACGACGGCGCGGTCATCCAGCACCTGCTGGACGAGTACGACCTCGAGATCGCCAGCGGCCTGGGCGCGCTGGAGGGCGAC
Proteins encoded in this window:
- a CDS encoding alanine--glyoxylate aminotransferase; this encodes MDEAPAVGELTPPDRTLMGPGPSDVHPRVLKAMSTPLVGHLDPSFIEVMDEVQDLLRYTFRTDNKWTIPVSGTGSAAMEAAIGNVVEPGDTMLVPTNGYFGGRMASMAERAGGEVVTVDAPWGRPLDPATVEAAFDEHSPDVFGFVHAETSTGVLQPSVPELTDIAHANDALVIADSVTSLGGVELRVDDWDIDVAYAGPQKCLSCPPGASPLTLNDDAMDKVLAREEDPRSWYLDLSLLEGYWGEERAYHHTAPITNVYALREALRLVAEEGIEKRWDRHLHVAGALKAGVEGMGLEMNAPDDFWLPSLNTVRVPDGVDDGAVIQHLLDEYDLEIASGLGALEGDIWRIGCMGHSARRQNVSYLLAALGNALGEQGSAVDVDAGLAAMSERF